A single Anopheles funestus chromosome 2RL, idAnoFuneDA-416_04, whole genome shotgun sequence DNA region contains:
- the LOC125766364 gene encoding uncharacterized protein LOC125766364, giving the protein MFVAVFGICALTLTWHANAMYVEERRSCRTDGCVTQNGCVPRYSQYSTAIYCPQRCVIERCRSVENEQQRRVCHQITSVATGQVLAALDSYDRRSNQRYATLVNPNSGERDRWNMIVGPGNNYYIQNSDTREYLRASDNNYLYLVSERPTDESFLFKPDLVQGSWSCVLLQSVCYRGYIFAEQNNGGYRNFAMITRDLQRCYRESLWSISTVNC; this is encoded by the coding sequence ATGTTTGTCGCGGTTTTCGGCATATGTGCTTTAACCCTTACCTGGCATGCCAACGCCATGTACGTCGAGGAGCGACGCAGTTGCCGGACGGATGGATGCGTCACTCAGAATGGCTGTGTACCTCGCTACTCCCAGTACAGCACTGCAATCTACTGTCCACAGCGTTGTGTTATTGAACGGTGTCGATCGGTGGAGAACGAGCAACAGCGACGTGTCTGCCATCAGATCACTTCCGTCGCCACCGGACAAGTGCTGGCCGCACTGGATTCCTACGACCGGCGGAGCAATCAACGGTACGCAACACTGGTGAATCCCAACTCGGGTGAACGCGACCGGTGGAACATGATCGTCGGTCCGGGGAATAATTATTACATCCAGAACAGTGACACCAGAGAGTATCTGCGAGCAAGCGACAATAACTACCTGTATTTGGTATCCGAACGGCCCACTGACGAGAGCTTCCTGTTCAAGCCGGATCTTGTCCAGGGTAGCTGGTCCTGTGTGCTGCTTCAGTCGGTCTGCTACCGGGGCTACATATTCGCCGAACAGAATAACGGAGGATATCGCAACTTTGCGATGATCACACGTGATCTCCAACGGTGTTATCGTGAAAGTCTATGGAGCATTTCCACTGTTAATTGTTGA